In the Arthrobacter sp. CDRTa11 genome, TGACGTTGCCGTTGCGGATCAGCCGGGGATCGCAGTGCTCCTGAGCCATGGTGCTCCGCAGAATCTCTGCCTCGCTCCAGTTTGGCCACTCATGCCGCCTGATGACGGCGCGTTCTGAGGCCGTGCAGGCCTGGACTTTGAGGAGGTGTGCGTAGGCCGCTTCCGCCACGGAGGGGTCCTGCAAGGGAGTGACCGGAAGCCGCCAAAAGGGATCCTCCAGCAAGACGGCTGCGGGACGGAATCCGGCGCGCGCTTGATCAAGCACCGCAGCCTGATCCACTAGCGCGGCCGCGACAGCAGCCGCCACCGAACCCCCGGCCGAATGGCCATAGTAGAAGGCAGGCAGCCCCGCCGCCTCCCGGAGATCCGCTGAGCCAAGGACATCCAGGACATCCTGCACCATGACATCGCCCGGATGCCGCTGCAGATCTTCGTCAGACCAGCGGGGAGAGCTGCCGTGCCCACGCATGTCGAGCGCCAGGACAGCCCATCCATGGGAAACCCAGTGCGGAAAGGCGGCCTCCAGGCATTCGGCCGACTCCATCAGCCCATTGACCGCCACGACGACGGCCCGCGCCTGCCCCCGAGGCAGGGACAACCGGTACGACAACACTCTGAAACCCTCCCGCTGAACTGCGCCTGACCCTCCGCACGATACAGGAAAACGTTTGCCTCAAAGTCTCACCGCCTTCAGGAAAACGATTGCCTGGAACGCAAACCGCCGCTAAGCTTGCCACAAAACCGGTTGCTCCGCGCTTATCCGTGCGGAAAGCCGGCGACGCCGAACCAACGCTCCAGGCACTGCGCTGCCTAAACCCGCGCCCGCCGGAGTATGGCCCGCGCGCCTCGTCTGCAACGCCGGGCCACATCAGGCCCCGGACCAAGCGGGCCGAGTTTACGAGTCTGGAACCAGCGCAAAGACCTACCACCCCAACAAGCACCACCTATCGATCCAGGAGGACCGATGAAGCATCCTTCAACGATGAGGCGATGGGCCCGCATGCTCGGGCTTGCCGCTGCCGTTGCCCTGGTGGCACCGGCCGGCGGCATCCCCTTGCCGGGCGGCGTGGCACCCGCCACTGCTGACCCAGGCCAGGACGTCACCATCACCGAAAGTGTCAGCGCCAACGGCTTTGTCCACCCGGGCATCGGCGTGAGCGCTGAGAGCCTTCGCAATGCCCGTGCCATGGTCAAAGCCGGCACCGAGCCGTGGAAGAGCTATTACCACGCGATGGTGGAAACGCCGTTTGCCGCCCGCGACTTCCGCTCTTCGAATGGCAGCGCCGTCCCCGATCAGCCGGGCACCACCGCCTTCAACTCCCAGGGCGTCCAGAGCAAGCTCATCAGGGATGCCTTCGGCGCCTACACCCAGGCAACCCTGTACGTCATCACGGGCGATCCGGTGTACCGCGAAAACGGCATGCGGCTGATCCGGACCTGGAGCAACATGGACCCGGCGAAGTACGCGTACTACCCGGATGCGCACATCCATTCGGGAGTCCCGCTCTACAGGATGGTGGCGGCGGCCGAGCTGTTCCGCGCCACCAGTGTCCCCGGGGGTTACACGGCCTATGACCTGAACTGGAACGAACAGGACACGTCCAAGCTCAGCGCCAACCTCATCGGGCCCATGACGGAAACGTTCCTCCACACCAACTGGCGCTACCTGAACCAGCACTCCTACCCCCTGATCGGCGCCATTTCCGGGTACATCTTCACCGAGAACCGTGAGCGGTATGCCGAGGCAGTGGAGTGGTACACCGTCAACGCCTCCACTTCCCGTCCCGAGCAGAACGGCTCGCTGGCAGCCCTCTTCCCGCTCATCTCCAAGGATGATCCCCTCAATCCCTACGGCTACTCTTTTGTCCAGCACCAGGAAATGGGCCGCGATCAGGCCCACGCCTGGGACGGCATCAACACCAACGGGGCGCTGGCGCGCTTCCTGACGGTCCAGGGCACCAAGGTGGATCCGACGGTGGGCACCATCTCCACGGCCACCGACGCCGTCTCGCCGTACAAGTTCCTGGGCGACCGCCTCCTTAAGGCCGCGAATGCGTTCACGGGTTACATGCTCGGGTACGAAACGCCGTGGATTGATACCACCGGCGGGCCGGGCAGCCTCTCTGAGGCCTACCGCGGCCGAACGTTCAACCCGATCGACGAGCTCTATCACGTCTACAAATACGAACTGGGCGTGGACGTCGAAAAAGAGGCTCCGTACGTGGCCGAACTGCACGCCAAGGCGGACGGACCCAAGTTCTACTGGGGCACGGGACTCTACAACTCCTGGGAAAGCAACCCGGACTACAGCCCCGAGTTCTGGCTCTCCCTCCCCGCCGAAATCGCGGGACAGACCCGCCCCGTGGCCACCGATGCCAAGATCCAGTTCGAGACCCGCAGCTCCGCCATGGACAGCGGCTCCAAGACCGTGACCCAGGACGGACGCACGTTCGTCAGGGTCAACGCGTCGGCGAAGGGCAGCACCATTGCCGCGCGCACCCTCATGTATGTCAGCCGGACCGGTTACAGCGCCGTGGGTATCCAGTTCCGTACCAACGGTCCTGCAACGCTCGCCATCGGGAAGGATCCCGCCAAACGGCTCGAAGTGCCATTGCCCAACACCAGCAACCAGTGGCGGTACATCACCTACGATGTGGACGTCGAGAAGTTGACCGGCGTGAGCCTGGGCGGGGAAAACCTTGCCTACCTGACCGTCATCGGCGCCAACGGCGTCAGCGCGGATTTCGACTTCATCAACCTGGAGGCCAAGACACAGCTGACCATTCCGCAGTTCCCGGCAGATGTGAAAACCCCGGCCATCGCTGTGGCCGGAGCCGAATTGAGGCGCACGTTCGCCGCCACTGATGCTGCCGGTGAGGTCCTGGCGTACAAGGGCGCCGGCCTGCCCGTCGGGGCGGGCCTCCACCCCGAGACAGCCCAGCTGAAGTGGAAGCCTTCCGCCAGCAACGTTGGATCACACAAGTTCCAGGTGGAGGCAGATGATGCCACCACCCTGGCGACGCGTCCCGTCACCGTGCTGGTTGCCGCCAACCGGCAGGCCGCATTTGACGCTGCCCTGACAGGTTACGACGCCAATGCTGCCTACGAGTCCGCATCGTTCGCACCCTTTGATGCTGTCCGCAGTGAAGTCAAAGCCGCCATGCAAACGGCCGACGACGCCGGCTACCTCGATCAGCTGGTCCGCCTTCAGAGAGCCGTCACGGAGCTGAGGCTCCTCACACCGCGGCTGGCCGACGACGGTTCAATCGACTACCGCGGGCTGGTTACGACGAACCCGACGGGCGTCCAGCCGAGGAACCTCGTGGACGGGAGCTTCCATTCCACCACCGGGGACCTCCGCGCACCGTTCACCGTGGACTTCGGCCAGGGCTTCCAGGTTTCCGCTGACGCAATTGGCCTCCAGGCCAGGTACAACTTTGCGAACCGTTCCCAGGGTGCCAACGTTTACGGCTCCCGTGACGGACGGACGTGGACGCTGCTGACTGAGCGGGAGACCACCAACACCACGGCCATCGGGTTCGCCATGGAGACCATTCCGGTGCGGGCCGACGTGGCGGGCCAGACGTTCCGCTACTTCAAGGTCCAGGTGGACCACCCCGGCGTGCCCACCGACCCCGCCTACCCGGGCATCTCCTCATTCGGTGAATTCCGGATCCACGGCGACAGGCATGAGATGGCAACGGCCATTTCCTCGCTGTCTATCGCGACGTCCAACGCGGACAAGGGCCTGGCCACCAATGGCGATACGGTAACGTTCGCCGCCGTCGCCACCGAGCCACTGTCCGAGCTGAAGATTGTTGTCGAAGGAGCGGCCGCAACGGCAACATCCGCTGACGGGCTCAGCTGGACTGCCGCCGCTGTCCTGCCTGCCGACGTCGAATACGGCCGGGATGTCCAGTACTCGGTGGACTACCGCACGGTTTCCGGCAAAGCCGGAACCACCCTCACCAGCACCACGGATGGCAGCCGGCTGGCTTTGTGGAACACCGGAATCGTGCGTGTTCCGGTGGTCCAGGATTGGGTCAATGCCTCCACCCGGGCATGGCCGGGGACCGGCACCACCCAGGAGAACGGGTGGAAAATGTTCGACAGGAACACAGCCACCTACACGGACACCACGACGGCGAACGGCTGGGTCACGGTGAAGCCCACCGACGGCACACGGATCACCACGGACATCGTCCGGGTCTTCCCGCGTGCCAGCCATATCAGCCGCGGCAACGGCACCGTTCTCCAGGGCTCCAACGACGGCGGGGCAACGTGGACAACGTTCATGACCATCACGGGCATGAACGCCGCCAACTGGTACACGTTCACCCTTCCGCAGCGGGCTGACTACGGCCAGGTCCGGGTGCTCGATGAGCACGGCGGCAACGTCAACCTGGCTGAGGTGGAGTTGCTCCACAAAGCCCCGTAGGTCCCTGCGGGGACATCAGACGAGTAGCAAAAACAAGAGGGCGACGGCGGGACCTCCCGCCGTCGCCCTCTTTCGTTTTGTTGTTGCTCCGTCAGCCTCCGTCAGGTGCGGGCATGCTCGGCGAGGACGGCGTCGATCTGGCCCACCGCTTCCTTCATGCCTTCCTCCATGCCCATCTGGACCATTTGCTCCATCTGCTCTTCGCTTTCGAACGTGGACTGAATGGTCATCCGGGTACGGCCGCCGATGTCCTCGAGCGAAACGGTGGCGTGGGTGGTGCCCATGGCGTCAACCGGAGCGCCGTTGTCGTCCGCGAAACCGTCGTCGAACTCCAGCTTCCTGGGTGCCTCGATGGCGGTGAAACGCCACCAGCCGCCGGCCTTCTCGCCCTCCGGCCCGGTCATGTAGTAACCGGCCTTTCCGCCAGGCTGGAAGTCGAAGTCCTTGAAGGTGGCAGGCCAGGTGGGCGGGCCCCACCAGCGTTCCAGTTGGCGGGGATCTTCCCAGATCTGCCACACGCGTTCGACGCCGGCATCGAACTCGGCAACCAGGGTGAAGCTCAGTGCCTCGAGGTTCTTGGTGGAACTGATAACTGTCATGGTGGACAACCCTTTCCTATCCTTCGGCCAGAATCTCGGCGATCCGCCCGGCGCGCTGCCGCCAGATCGCCTCATACTCATCGAGCAGGCGGCGGGCTTTTTCCAGTCCTTCATGATTGCCCCGCACGATCTGCTCCCTTCCGCGCTTCTCCTTGGTGACAAGGGAAGCCCGCTCCAAGATCGCCACATGCTTTTGCACGGCGGCGAAACTCATGGCGTAGAGGGCAGCCAGGCCGGACACCGAGTACTCCCCCGCTGTCACCCGCCGGACGATGTCCCGGCGGGTGGAGTCGGAGAACGCCTGGAACAGGCGGTCCACTTCGGAGTCACTGAGCTGATCTACAACCATTTGGTTGTAGGATATGCCTGCCTGTGGGCGGTGTCAACAGGTCAATTTATCCGCGGCCCCCGCCATAATGAGCACCTGCTGCTGGGCTATTCGGTCCAGGCGGACCGTACCGATGGATATCGGGGCCCTAGTTATACGTATTGATCAACGTGGAGGCTGTTGATAATGGCTGTTCCGCCGATGGCGTAGACGGCCAGGTCGGTGTTGGTGGGTGCGGGGAAGATCAATTCCGTCATGGTGACCTGGCCGTCTTGGGAGAAGATTTCGACGGAGCAGCGGTCCACGTAAATGGTCAGCTGGTAGGAGCCGCCGATCGGTTGAATGGGGGCAGTATCGATGGAGGGGAAGGTTTCGTGGAAATCGGTCCGCCCTGAGGTCCGCCGGTCGATATGCAGGGTGCCTTGTGCCGGCCGGATGCCGATGCGGGTTCCGTGGGCGCCGTTGGCACGGACGATCAGCCCGAATTCCTCGGCGCTTCCGGGCGTGAGGGTCAGATCGATTCGCTGGACGGAGCCTTCCGCGCCGTCGAGGACGCGCGTGCAGTCGGATATTTCCATCCGTTCAAGGGTGAAGGGTCGGCCGATGCTGGAAGGGGCAGACAAATCTCCGGCGGCCTTTTGGATCAGGCGGGGCCTTCCGTCGACGGTGCGGAGGGATATTTCGCGGGCCAGGCTCATGGGGCTGCGCCACGGCGAGGTGGGGATCTGGTTGGCGTATTCCCAGTTGTTCATCCAGGCGATCATGAGGCGGCGGTCGTTGGGGGCGTCGCTGAAGGAGACGGCGGCGTAGTAGTCCCGGCCCCAGTCCAGCCACTGGTACTCGCCCAGCCGGGCGGGGTCCTGGAGCCCCTCGGTCACCGTGGTGGCCGAGGTGAAGGTGGTTCCATCGAAGTCCCCGACGAAATACTGCCCGGCAGAGCCAGAATTGGGGCCGCCGGGATTGAGGTTGACGGTGAGGACCCATTTGAGCTGTTCGGAGTCGCCGTCGAGGGGCAGGGGGAAAAGGTCGGGGCATTCCCACACGCCGCCGGTGGCGTTGGCCGGTCCGAAGGTGCTGAGGAATTCCCAGTTCTTCAGATCGTCGGATCTGTAGAGGACCACCTGGAAGTCTGTGGCTTCCACGGCGACCATGACCCAGTAACTGCCAGCGCCGCCGTCGTACCTGATGACCTTGGGGTCACGGAACTCGGCTGACCCGCGGTTCAGCACCGGGTTGCCGTTGTGTTTGGTCCAGGTGTAGCCGCCGTCGCAGCTGGAGGCGAGCGACTGTGCCTGGAGTCCGGCGTGTGCGGAGCCGGACTTGAAGGCGCTGGTGTAGACGGCCACCAGCGGCGGGGCCGACTCGGTGCCGAAGCCGCTGGTGTTGTCCCGGTCAAAGACGATGCTTCCGGAGAAGATGTCTTCTTGCTCATCGCAGGCGATGGCGACAGGGTGCTCGGTCCAGCTGACCAGGTCCGGGGAGGTGGCGTGGCCCCATGACATGTTTCCCCAGACGTTATCCAGCGGGTTGTTCTGGTAGTAGAGGTGGTAGACGCCGTCATGGAAGATCAGGCCGTTGGGGTCGTTCAGCCAAGTGTTCCGGGCGGCGTAGTGCAGGGCCGGCCGGAAGGTATCGGCTGTCGTGGCGGTCGCGGCAGTCATGAAGGTCGTTTCTCATTTCTTTGCAAGTCGGGGAGCCCGTGGTTCGGGCAGCATGGATAGGGTGGGCCGGTTCGTGCCGGCCCACCCTGGTGCGGTGCTAGGAGTTGGACTTGTAGCGGTCGTAGCCCTGCTGGTAGACCTCGACCATTTTGTCGACGCCGATGTTCTTGAGCTGGGCGATGTAGCCGTCCCATTCCTGCTCGATGCCGCCGGAGACGATCCACTTGGCCATGTTCTGCTTGACCAGGGACGCGGCGTCCGTTTCGATGGTGCCGATCTGCTGGAGCTCCTCGGTGGACAGCGCCACGGGCGGGTACCCGTCGTTTGCCGCGAAGGGCTTGTAGTTCTCTTCTACGGTTTTCTGGCGCTGGGCTGCCCTCGGCTCAGGAGCCACGACGTTTTTGAAGTTCTCGGCAGTGTTGGCTTTCGGGCCGCCGGGGGCGACCTTTTGGCGCCGTTCGCCCTCGCTGGTCCCTGCCGGCGCGGGGATCTGGGTCAGGATGCCACTGGCATCCTTTTGCAGGGTCTCACCGATAGGTCCCCAGTTGGCCTGGGCTGACTGGATGGGATCGTAGAGGTTGTCTGCCCAGCGCATGGTGGCTGCCGGGTACTTGTTGGCGTTGGTGATAGCGAAGGCGCCGCGGGCGATTTCCTGGTTGTTGGACTGGCTGACCAGGCGCTTACCGTTCACGCCTTCCAGGGCGGGGACCAGGGAGTAGTTGTTGGCGCGGTCCGCGCCTACCATTTCGGGGACTTCCCACCAGACGAAGGAGCCGAGGTTTTCCGTGGCTGCCTTGCCCTTGGCCAGGTATGCCTTGTCGTCCTGGGAGAAGGACTCGGGATCGATCAGGCCTTCCTGGTACCACTCGTGCAGGGTCTGGATGGCCTTTTTGTAGCCGTCCTGCGTGGGAGTGAAGATGACTTTGTCGTCCTGGACGATCCGGTGGTCCATGTTGTCCGGCACTCCGCCGAGGGCGGCGATCAGGTCAACGATGTCCCCGCACCAGGAGCCGGGCATAAAGCTCAACGGGATAGTCTTGCCGGTGCCGGAGGCATCCTGGGTTTTGAATGCGAGCAGCGCGTCGTGGAACTCGTCGATGGTCTTGGGCATCGGGATGTTGAGCTTTTTCAGCCAGGAGGTGTTGATGGCAAGCTCGTTGGGGAACTGGACCAGCCCGAGTTCCTCGATGGAGGGCAGCGAGTAGATATGCCCGTCAGAGGAGGTGATGGCGGCCTTGATATCGGGCCGCTCAGAGAGCAGCTTGGAGAGGTTCGGTGCGTTTTTCTCGATGAGCCCCTCGAGCGGGATGAGGGTGCCGCTGGCAGAGTAGGTGGCGATCTCGGCGTCGGTCAGGCCCGAATTGAAGAACGCATCGGGCAGGTCACCGCTGGCCAGGATGAGGTTCTTCTTTTCCTTGAAAACAGTTTCGGGCAGGTTCTCCCAGTTGATGTGGACGTTGGTGGCCTTTTCCCATTCCTTCACCACGGTCATGGTGTTGTAATCCGGGGCAAGCGCTGACTTCGTGCCGGAGAAGGTCAGCTCCAGTTGCTTAGTTACGATCGGGAAGCCTGTTTCCTGGAAGCCGAAGTCCGCGGAGGCGTCTTTGATCTCGGTGGTTCCTGAGCCACCGCCGGAGCAGGCGGTAAACATCAATGTTCCGGCCAGGACGGCGCCGAGGGCGGCGAATTTGCGGCTGAATGCCATGGTCATTTCCTCTTCTTGGTGGGGATGGTGAGGTGGGTTACTGCATCTGGGGAGTAGTGATGTGGGCAGTGCGTTATTTGACCGCGCCAATCATGGCGCCCTTGGTGAAGTGCTTCTGCATGAATGGCAGGGCAATCATGAGTGGCAGGCTCGAGACGACGATCATGGCGTACTTGGTGAGCTCTGCGATCCTTTGCGCTGCCGCATAGGATTCGATGTCTCCGCCGGTGGTTCCGGCGGATGAGACGTCTGACTGGATGAGGATGTTCCGCAGGACGAGCTGGAGCGGGTACTTCGAGTCGTCGTTGAGGAAGATGAGTGCGTCGAAGAACGAGTTCCACTGGGCTACCACGTGGACCATGATCATGAGCATGATCAGTGGTTTGGACAGGGGAAGCACCATCTGGAAGAAGAACTTGAAGTCGGTGGCCCCGTCCATCTGGGCAGCTTCGCGCAGTTCATTGGGGATGGTGTGTTCGAAGAAGGACCTGGCGATGATCAGGTTCCAGACGCCCACCGCACCGGGCAGTACCACTGCCCAGACGGTGTCCAGCATGCCCAGGTCCCGGACCACCAGGTACTTGGTGATGAGGCCGCCGTCGAAGAACATGGTGATCACGAAGAGGAGCATCAGGATCTTCCGGCCGGGCATGTCCTTGCGGGACAGGGCGTAGGCGCCGCACAGGATGGTGCTGACGCTGACGGCGGTGCCGAGCACTGTGTAGATGACGGTGTTGCCCAGGCCGTTCCAGATCCGGCTGTCCGCGAAGATCCGCTCGTAGCCCTCCGTGGTTACGCCGGAAGGAAACAGCCAGACTTTTCCTTCGTAGACGGCGTTCGGGTCGCTGATGGAGGCGATGACGATGAAGTACAGCGGATAGACCACGGCGAGGATTGACAGCAGCAGGACGGTTGTGGCGGCGATGTTGAACGCACGGTCGCCATACCTGTCCCTCAGCGACTGCTTGGGACGGACCATGCTGGCGGTCCGTTTCGGGTTCTCGAGAGTCGGGGGGTTGGTTATCAGGGACATGTCGGCCTCACCACAGGGTTGCTTGGTTGGCCCGGCGCGCAATCGTGTTGAACACGAGCAGCAGCGTCAGGTTAAGGAGGGAGTTGAACAGGCCAATGGCGGCCGAGTAGCTGAACTGCGCCTGCTGCAGGCCCGCGTGGTACACGTAGGTCTGGATGATCTCCGAGGTCGAGAGGTTCAGCGGCGTCTGCATCAGCAGCGCCTTTTCGAATCCGACGTTGAGCAGGTTTCCGATCGCCAGGATGAACAGAATGGTCACCACCGGCATGATGCCCGGCAGGTCGATGTGCCGGATGCGCTGCAGCTTCGAGGCGCCGTCGACCTTGGCCGCGTCATGCAGTGCCGGGTCGATGGCCGCCAATGCCGCAAGGTAGACGATCATCGAAAAGCCGGCGTTCTGCCAGACATCCGAGATGACGTATATGGGGCGGAACCACTCTGCTGAGCCCATGAAGAAGATCGGTTCACCCCCGCCGAGTTGGATCGCGTTGTTCACGAGGCCAGACCTGGGCGAGAGAACCACGAACATGATGCCCACCACCACCACGGTGGAGATGAACGCGGGCGAATACAGCACTGTCTGGGTGAACTTCTTGAACCTCTCGCTCTGGAGCTGGTTGACCAGCAGGGCGAGGATGATCGGGATCGGGAAGGCCACCAGCAGGCCAAGGACGGCGATCCACAACGTGTTACCGACCACCTGGCCGAACTGGTAAGAGTTCATGAACCTGATGAAGTGCGTCAGGCCCACCCAGGGGCTGTCGGTGAACCCGTCCACCGGGTTGTAGTTCTTGAACGCGATCTGGACGCCGTACATCGGCCAGTACTTGAAGACCAGGATATAGACGATCGCTGGAGCTAGTAATACGTATAACTGCCAGGCGCGGGAAATCCTCTTGAGGCGGAGCGCAAGAGAACTTTTTCGCTGCGGCAACGGAGCCGCAGCGGGACGCCCGCGTCGGGCCGGGATGGTGCGGCTCATGGCATCTCCTTAGGATGAGTCACTGAATTCCGTTCAATCAGAGGGCAGTCCATCAGCTCGACCCGGCCATCGGGTTCCGCATCCTGGAGTATCAGTTCAACCGCGCGACGGCCCATGGCGACGAACGGCAATTCAAAGGTAGTCAGCCCCGGGCGGAGGAAAGGCGCCAGGGTGGCCTGGTTGTCGAACCCCACAATCGAAACGTCCCCGGGGATGGAAAGACGCAGGTCCGACACAGCCTGGTAGGCACCCCAGGCCCCACGGTCATTTGCGCAGAAGATCGCTGTGGGCGGGTTTCTGGAAGTAAGCAACTCCATCGCGTACTTGTAGCCATGCTCCTCGCCGCCCTGACCGAAGCGGACCAGGTCCGGATCAACGTCCAGCCCGGCGTCCTGAAGGGCTGCACAGTAGCCCTCGTAGCGTCCGACGGCGGCCGGAAGGCCGCTCTCGAGGGTTTCGATGTCGATCATTCCCACGTGGGTGTGGCCCGCCTTAAGCAGCCGGCTGGTCGCCGCATATCCGCCCTTTACTTCGTCCGGGGCGACACTCGGGACCCGTCCAGCACGGTCCTGGGAGTTCAGCACCACGGACCTGACATCCCCCAGCACCTCCGGCACATCCAGACGCCGGTGATACATGGCGGCGTAGACAACTCCTGCAACCTTGTAGGAGAGCATTGTGTCCAAAGATGCGGCCTCAAGCTCCTTGTCACCCCCGGTATTCACCGAAAGCAGGAGGAGCCCGTCCTCCCACGCCCGCTGCTGCGCCCCCTCGATGATGGCGCCGGCAAAAGGAGTAGTAGCCACGGAATCACCGATGAACCCAATCATTCCGGCAACGCCCTCGCGGAGAACCTTGGCATGGGCGTTGGTGCGGTAGCCGAGCCGGTCCACGGCATCCCGTACGCGCTTGCGGGTATCCTCGGAAAAGCGTGACCCGGCAGCCGAGTTCAGCACCAGGGACACTGTTGCCTGGGAGACTCCCGCAGCGGCGGCGACGTCATGCATCGTCGGTCCTGATTTCGGCCGTGATCCAGCCATGGGGCACCTCCTTGGGCCTGTCAGCAGTTCGTTTTATGCATCGGGTTATTCGTATAACTAGCCCAAACTGTATCCTGCATCACAGGAGGCGTCAAGGGGTCATTTTGTCTCAGCCGCATTCGCATGACGGCATCCGCAGATGGGGGCGCCAGTTGGGGTCCGTAACCCCTTTCGTAAAGCTGTTCCCCAGCCCTTAAGCGCCGCCAGTGTAGGCCACTCGCAACGGGGGCTAACGGAAAGCCAAGTGACAACCCTGGAGCAGTTTTCGACACATTTGACTCTCTGCCTGGCTTTATGGCACGCGCGAAAAGGAAGTAGGTGTAAGCGCTTACGCTTCTTCTCCGGAAGGCATTAAAAGCATATGTAAAGAGGTTTGGAGGGCCCTGAAAAGCATGCCTAGGGTGTTCAAAGGCGCAGCACAGGAAACCCCAAGCGGCCTATGTCAAGGGCTTATCGTCCCTTCTCACCCAAAACGAAGGCGTCCCTTGCGATAGCTGTTAGTTCAAGGGGAGCCGGAGTTTTGGAACGGGCATCCGCCCATCTTCCACGAATAGTTTCGAACTCCTCGAGAAGAGCAAATATGTTTATGCACCCCAAGCAACCCCGAATGCTGCGGAAGCGCTCTGCTGCCGCAACACTCGTGGCGGCCGTCGCCGTTACGACATTCTTGGCCGTCCCCTCGGCCCAGGCAAACGAGCCATCGGACCCGCCGGAAAGCCAGCAAATGCCGGCCCCGACCCCCGGGTTCCCGCTCCCCACGGAACACACGCAGCAGGCCCATGATCCGGCGTCGGACTTCACGTCCAAGTGGACCCGCGCGGATGCCAAGCAGATCATGGCCCAGAGCGACTCCACAGTGGCGCCCGGCGAAAACTCCATGAGTCCGGCCGTCACCATGCCGGAGATCCCCGAGGATTTCCCCACCATGAATGAGGACGTCTGGGTCTGGGACACCTGGTCGCTCACCGATGAGAACGCGAACCAGATCAGCTACAAAGGCTATGACGTGATCTTCTCGCTGGTGGCGGACCGGCATGCCGGCTACGGCTTTGACCAGCGGCACTGGAACGCCCGGATCGGCTACTTCTTCCGCAAAACCAACGCTGATCCTGCCAAGGACAAGTGGAACTACGGCGGCCATCTGTTTGTTGATGGTTCCTCCATCGGCAACACCGAATGGTCAGGGTCCACCCGCCTGATGCAGGGCAACCACGTCAACGTCTTCTACACCGCCACCACGTTCTCGGATGTGGCCGCGCGCAACTCAGGCGGAGGGGGTGCCCCGCCGGACGCCGCCATTGCGAAGGCCCTGGGCAACATCCACGCCGATGAGAACGGCGTAACCTTCGACGGCTTCGAGCACACCAAGCTGTTGGAACCGGACGGCAAGATGTACCAAAACAAGGAGCAGAACCCCGGCTTCGCCTTCCGTGACCCCTACACGTTCGAGGACCCGGCCCATCCCGGGAAGACCTACATGGTCTTCGAGGGCAACACTGGTGGTACCCGCGGAGACTACGAGTGCAAGGAAGAGGACCTGGGTTACAAGCCGGGCGATCCCAACGCTGAAAGCGTCAACGAGGTCAACAGCTCGGGAGCCAACCTCCAGACGGCAAATGTTGGACTCGCTGTGGCGGACAACAAGGACCTGACCAAGTGGTCCTTCCTGCCGCCGCTCCTGTCGGCAAACTGCGTCAATGACCAGACCGAGCGCCCGCAGATCTTCATCCAGAACGAAAATGGCAAGAACAAGTACTACCTGTTCACCATCAGCCACCAGTTCACCTACGCTGCCGGAATGCGTGGCCCCGACGGCGTCTACGGCTTTGTGGGCGACGGTATCCGCTCCGACTACCAGCCGTTGAACAACAGCGGCCTGGCTCT is a window encoding:
- a CDS encoding ArsR/SmtB family transcription factor; the encoded protein is MVVDQLSDSEVDRLFQAFSDSTRRDIVRRVTAGEYSVSGLAALYAMSFAAVQKHVAILERASLVTKEKRGREQIVRGNHEGLEKARRLLDEYEAIWRQRAGRIAEILAEG
- a CDS encoding discoidin domain-containing protein; translated protein: MKHPSTMRRWARMLGLAAAVALVAPAGGIPLPGGVAPATADPGQDVTITESVSANGFVHPGIGVSAESLRNARAMVKAGTEPWKSYYHAMVETPFAARDFRSSNGSAVPDQPGTTAFNSQGVQSKLIRDAFGAYTQATLYVITGDPVYRENGMRLIRTWSNMDPAKYAYYPDAHIHSGVPLYRMVAAAELFRATSVPGGYTAYDLNWNEQDTSKLSANLIGPMTETFLHTNWRYLNQHSYPLIGAISGYIFTENRERYAEAVEWYTVNASTSRPEQNGSLAALFPLISKDDPLNPYGYSFVQHQEMGRDQAHAWDGINTNGALARFLTVQGTKVDPTVGTISTATDAVSPYKFLGDRLLKAANAFTGYMLGYETPWIDTTGGPGSLSEAYRGRTFNPIDELYHVYKYELGVDVEKEAPYVAELHAKADGPKFYWGTGLYNSWESNPDYSPEFWLSLPAEIAGQTRPVATDAKIQFETRSSAMDSGSKTVTQDGRTFVRVNASAKGSTIAARTLMYVSRTGYSAVGIQFRTNGPATLAIGKDPAKRLEVPLPNTSNQWRYITYDVDVEKLTGVSLGGENLAYLTVIGANGVSADFDFINLEAKTQLTIPQFPADVKTPAIAVAGAELRRTFAATDAAGEVLAYKGAGLPVGAGLHPETAQLKWKPSASNVGSHKFQVEADDATTLATRPVTVLVAANRQAAFDAALTGYDANAAYESASFAPFDAVRSEVKAAMQTADDAGYLDQLVRLQRAVTELRLLTPRLADDGSIDYRGLVTTNPTGVQPRNLVDGSFHSTTGDLRAPFTVDFGQGFQVSADAIGLQARYNFANRSQGANVYGSRDGRTWTLLTERETTNTTAIGFAMETIPVRADVAGQTFRYFKVQVDHPGVPTDPAYPGISSFGEFRIHGDRHEMATAISSLSIATSNADKGLATNGDTVTFAAVATEPLSELKIVVEGAAATATSADGLSWTAAAVLPADVEYGRDVQYSVDYRTVSGKAGTTLTSTTDGSRLALWNTGIVRVPVVQDWVNASTRAWPGTGTTQENGWKMFDRNTATYTDTTTANGWVTVKPTDGTRITTDIVRVFPRASHISRGNGTVLQGSNDGGATWTTFMTITGMNAANWYTFTLPQRADYGQVRVLDEHGGNVNLAEVELLHKAP
- a CDS encoding alpha/beta hydrolase; the encoded protein is MLSYRLSLPRGQARAVVVAVNGLMESAECLEAAFPHWVSHGWAVLALDMRGHGSSPRWSDEDLQRHPGDVMVQDVLDVLGSADLREAAGLPAFYYGHSAGGSVAAAVAAALVDQAAVLDQARAGFRPAAVLLEDPFWRLPVTPLQDPSVAEAAYAHLLKVQACTASERAVIRRHEWPNWSEAEILRSTMAQEHCDPRLIRNGNVIPSTPWPDLTASLTAADVPVLIITGTVRAGIMPEHQRMARGLGAKVEVFDGASHFVRRDMEERFMSTATAFFAEALEV
- a CDS encoding glycoside hydrolase family 32 protein; translated protein: MTAATATTADTFRPALHYAARNTWLNDPNGLIFHDGVYHLYYQNNPLDNVWGNMSWGHATSPDLVSWTEHPVAIACDEQEDIFSGSIVFDRDNTSGFGTESAPPLVAVYTSAFKSGSAHAGLQAQSLASSCDGGYTWTKHNGNPVLNRGSAEFRDPKVIRYDGGAGSYWVMVAVEATDFQVVLYRSDDLKNWEFLSTFGPANATGGVWECPDLFPLPLDGDSEQLKWVLTVNLNPGGPNSGSAGQYFVGDFDGTTFTSATTVTEGLQDPARLGEYQWLDWGRDYYAAVSFSDAPNDRRLMIAWMNNWEYANQIPTSPWRSPMSLAREISLRTVDGRPRLIQKAAGDLSAPSSIGRPFTLERMEISDCTRVLDGAEGSVQRIDLTLTPGSAEEFGLIVRANGAHGTRIGIRPAQGTLHIDRRTSGRTDFHETFPSIDTAPIQPIGGSYQLTIYVDRCSVEIFSQDGQVTMTELIFPAPTNTDLAVYAIGGTAIINSLHVDQYV
- a CDS encoding SRPBCC family protein is translated as MTVISSTKNLEALSFTLVAEFDAGVERVWQIWEDPRQLERWWGPPTWPATFKDFDFQPGGKAGYYMTGPEGEKAGGWWRFTAIEAPRKLEFDDGFADDNGAPVDAMGTTHATVSLEDIGGRTRMTIQSTFESEEQMEQMVQMGMEEGMKEAVGQIDAVLAEHART